The following are from one region of the Stigmatella ashevillena genome:
- a CDS encoding EamA family transporter — MSDAPPVRSSWTLPPIPAVLLAVVSVQGGAAFAKELFPRLGQAGTAGMRIGLSALLLFAVFRPPLARFTRVQWRAVIPYGVVLGAMNLSFYLALGRIPLGLAVTLEFVGPLALAVSGSRRASDFLWVVLAAAGIVLITPWRGGVGAIDPLGVLMALFAGACWAAYIVLGGRVSKVLPGGQSVATGMLFASLAVLPFSFAEGLAERLTPSLLAAALAVALLSGAVPFTLEMMALRVLSSRTFGILMSLEPAVAALSGLVFLHEQLTGMQWLALGFVSAASAGAALTARRVPPLVEA; from the coding sequence ATGAGTGATGCACCGCCGGTCCGTTCTTCCTGGACCCTTCCTCCCATCCCTGCGGTCCTCCTTGCCGTCGTGAGCGTGCAGGGCGGTGCCGCCTTCGCGAAGGAGCTGTTCCCGCGGCTGGGGCAGGCGGGCACGGCCGGCATGCGGATTGGGTTGTCCGCGCTCTTGCTGTTCGCGGTGTTCCGTCCACCGCTCGCTCGGTTCACGCGCGTGCAGTGGAGAGCGGTCATCCCATATGGGGTGGTGCTCGGCGCGATGAACCTGAGCTTCTACCTGGCGCTTGGGCGCATCCCCCTGGGACTGGCCGTCACGTTGGAGTTCGTGGGGCCCCTGGCACTTGCGGTGTCCGGGTCTCGGCGCGCCTCGGACTTCCTGTGGGTGGTGCTCGCGGCGGCTGGCATCGTCCTCATCACCCCGTGGCGGGGGGGCGTCGGCGCGATCGATCCCCTGGGGGTTTTGATGGCGCTCTTCGCGGGGGCCTGCTGGGCGGCCTACATCGTGCTCGGCGGGCGCGTGTCCAAGGTCCTCCCCGGAGGGCAGAGCGTCGCGACGGGAATGCTGTTCGCGTCCTTGGCGGTCCTGCCCTTTTCATTCGCGGAGGGCCTCGCGGAACGTTTGACACCTTCGTTGTTGGCTGCGGCCCTGGCCGTCGCGCTCCTCTCCGGTGCGGTGCCGTTCACATTGGAGATGATGGCGCTGCGTGTGCTGTCGAGCCGCACGTTCGGCATCCTGATGAGTCTGGAGCCCGCCGTTGCCGCCCTCTCAGGCCTGGTGTTCCTGCATGAGCAGCTCACCGGGATGCAGTGGCTCGCGCTGGGATTCGTGAGTGCTGCGTCCGCGGGGGCTGCTCTGACCGCGCGCCGTGTGCCTCCGCTTGTGGAGGCCTGA
- a CDS encoding glutathione S-transferase N-terminal domain-containing protein has translation MPDALEESATPTLVGRSSSHFTRVTRIFAAEMRIRCSLRVVHDLMSSDPDDYGGNPALRIPVLQTPQGVWFGALNVCRALWRRSSLRPHVIWPEDLDEPLLANAQELILQAMATEVTLIMSKLSDASDRNAHHAKMRAGLVNMMSWLEENAQAALAALPTQRDLSYLEVTLFCLVTHLEFRNVLPTASYSHLNLFCQQFALRPSVGETPYRFDT, from the coding sequence ATGCCAGATGCGCTCGAAGAATCCGCCACCCCCACCCTTGTCGGCCGCTCAAGCTCACACTTTACGCGCGTCACGCGGATATTCGCTGCGGAGATGCGCATCCGCTGCTCTCTCCGGGTCGTGCACGATCTCATGTCCTCGGACCCGGATGACTACGGCGGCAACCCAGCGCTCAGAATCCCGGTCTTGCAGACCCCCCAGGGGGTCTGGTTCGGTGCCCTCAATGTCTGTCGCGCGCTGTGGCGGCGGTCAAGCCTGAGACCTCACGTGATATGGCCGGAGGACCTCGACGAACCGTTGCTTGCCAATGCACAGGAACTGATTCTTCAGGCCATGGCGACGGAAGTGACGCTGATCATGTCGAAGCTGTCCGACGCCAGCGACAGAAATGCTCACCATGCAAAAATGAGGGCGGGGCTGGTCAACATGATGTCGTGGCTGGAAGAGAACGCACAGGCCGCGCTCGCCGCACTCCCGACGCAGCGGGACCTGAGCTATCTGGAGGTCACGCTCTTCTGCCTCGTGACTCATTTAGAGTTTCGGAACGTTTTGCCGACTGCCTCCTACTCTCATCTAAACCTTTTCTGTCAGCAGTTCGCCCTGCGGCCCTCCGTCGGCGAGACCCCTTACCGCTTTGACACGTGA
- a CDS encoding bifunctional helix-turn-helix transcriptional regulator/GNAT family N-acetyltransferase encodes MTSHTAILRRFNRTYTQRIGALEESFLGLGWPLGASRLVFEIGSSTGGGPTVRDLRERLGLDSGYLSRLLRRLEDAGVVKVLPDPGDRRRRVATLTARGRRVWQKLEERSESLAQGLIAPLTGRQRERLAEALATADLLVRAATVHLREVGPGDPLAIEAVGRYFAELNARFPGGFDPGDAATTDAASMGAGAGVFVVATSDGQPVACGGVQQIGDGIGEIKRMWVHPEWRGAGLGSRMLRHLEDEAARLGHTRICLDTHDTLTEAIAMYERAGYLPVERYNDNPYARRWFAKDLPGA; translated from the coding sequence ATGACCTCGCACACGGCGATCCTGCGCCGTTTCAACCGCACCTACACCCAGCGAATTGGTGCGCTGGAGGAGTCGTTCCTCGGGCTCGGCTGGCCGCTGGGCGCCTCCCGGCTGGTGTTCGAGATCGGCAGCTCGACAGGGGGCGGCCCGACGGTACGGGACTTACGGGAACGGCTCGGTCTCGACTCGGGCTACCTCAGCCGGCTGTTGCGCAGGCTCGAGGACGCTGGGGTGGTCAAAGTTCTTCCTGATCCCGGTGACCGGCGCCGCCGGGTGGCCACGTTGACCGCCCGGGGCCGTCGAGTCTGGCAGAAGCTGGAGGAGCGCTCCGAATCCCTCGCGCAAGGCCTGATCGCGCCGCTGACCGGTCGGCAGCGGGAGCGGCTGGCCGAGGCGCTCGCCACCGCCGACCTGCTGGTGCGGGCGGCGACCGTGCACCTGCGAGAGGTCGGCCCGGGAGACCCGCTCGCCATCGAAGCCGTGGGCCGCTACTTCGCCGAGCTGAATGCGCGCTTCCCGGGCGGCTTCGACCCGGGAGACGCGGCCACCACCGACGCCGCGTCCATGGGCGCCGGGGCCGGGGTCTTCGTGGTCGCCACGAGCGATGGGCAGCCGGTGGCGTGTGGCGGGGTGCAGCAGATCGGAGACGGGATCGGCGAGATCAAGCGGATGTGGGTGCATCCCGAGTGGCGCGGAGCTGGGCTCGGGTCGCGGATGTTGCGCCACCTCGAGGACGAGGCCGCCCGGCTCGGACACACCCGGATCTGTCTCGACACCCACGACACCCTGACCGAGGCGATCGCGATGTACGAGCGGGCAGGCTATCTCCCCGTCGAGCGCTACAATGACAACCCGTACGCCCGGCGCTGGTTCGCCAAGGACCTGCCTGGCGCCTGA
- a CDS encoding MAPEG family protein, with amino-acid sequence MSTSLWSLLGFTAWTLLLVLGLVLYRSAMVLGGRRRANAWGRNQPSQDPEFFQRLAHAHANCLENLPLFAAVILIAGLTDKWELTDPLSGAYLAFRICQSTVHLTGTSPWQVVIRVSFFLPQLLLLGWMMGRLAGVL; translated from the coding sequence ATGAGCACATCGTTGTGGAGCTTGCTGGGATTCACCGCGTGGACCCTGCTGTTGGTCTTGGGATTGGTGCTGTACCGCTCGGCGATGGTGCTGGGGGGGCGGCGCCGGGCCAACGCCTGGGGCCGCAATCAGCCCTCGCAGGATCCGGAGTTCTTTCAGCGGCTGGCGCACGCACATGCGAACTGCCTGGAGAACTTGCCCCTGTTCGCAGCGGTCATCCTCATCGCGGGACTGACAGACAAGTGGGAGCTCACCGACCCTCTGTCCGGCGCATACCTGGCGTTCCGAATCTGCCAGAGCACCGTGCACCTCACCGGAACCTCCCCCTGGCAGGTGGTCATCCGCGTCTCGTTCTTCCTGCCGCAGTTGCTGCTCCTGGGCTGGATGATGGGGCGCTTGGCGGGAGTCCTCTAA
- a CDS encoding VOC family protein, producing the protein MANQRGDFIWYELMTSDANAAADFYGAVLGWRSRDAGGTTRGYMLFGTGETEVAGSMTIPAEAASAGMRPTWLGYVAVDDVDEAVSGIVAAGGARHLPPTDVPGVGRFSMVADPQGVLFYVMRGAVDGTSTSFHASKSGHCQWNELATSDPAAALAFYNGRFGWAKGDAMPMGDMGDYQFFTQNGQMVGAVTARTPEGPPPRWTFYFGVDDIDAATKTAASKGATIHYGPAEIPGGGFIIVADDPQGATFGLVGPRKQ; encoded by the coding sequence ATGGCGAATCAGCGCGGCGACTTCATTTGGTACGAGTTGATGACGTCCGACGCCAACGCCGCTGCTGATTTCTACGGCGCGGTGCTGGGCTGGCGCTCTCGCGACGCCGGGGGGACAACGCGGGGCTACATGCTCTTCGGAACCGGTGAGACCGAAGTGGCCGGTTCGATGACCATTCCCGCGGAGGCTGCCTCCGCCGGGATGCGCCCCACCTGGTTGGGCTATGTCGCGGTGGACGACGTCGATGAGGCCGTCTCCGGCATTGTCGCCGCAGGGGGAGCCCGGCATCTGCCACCGACCGACGTCCCCGGCGTCGGCCGCTTCTCCATGGTCGCAGATCCCCAAGGTGTGTTGTTCTACGTGATGCGGGGCGCGGTCGACGGCACGAGCACCTCGTTCCACGCCTCGAAATCAGGCCATTGCCAATGGAACGAGCTCGCCACCAGCGATCCGGCAGCCGCCCTCGCCTTCTACAATGGCCGCTTCGGCTGGGCCAAGGGCGACGCGATGCCGATGGGCGACATGGGCGACTACCAGTTCTTCACACAGAACGGACAAATGGTGGGCGCCGTGACGGCCCGAACACCGGAAGGCCCGCCGCCAAGGTGGACCTTCTACTTCGGGGTCGATGACATCGACGCTGCCACGAAAACCGCCGCCAGCAAGGGCGCGACGATCCATTACGGCCCGGCGGAGATCCCCGGCGGCGGATTCATCATCGTCGCCGATGACCCCCAGGGAGCAACGTTCGGCCTGGTCGGCCCCCGGAAGCAGTAA
- a CDS encoding DUF1428 domain-containing protein, whose product MKYVEGFVAAVPAANKEKYRQHAAEAATLFKEFGVTRMVECWGDDVPEGKLTDFRRAVKAEEGEVVVFSWFEYPSKEARDAANERMHNDPRMKAMGSQMPFDGKRMIFGGFVPILDV is encoded by the coding sequence ATGAAATATGTGGAAGGTTTCGTGGCCGCCGTGCCTGCGGCCAACAAGGAGAAGTACCGGCAGCACGCCGCCGAAGCGGCGACGCTGTTCAAGGAGTTCGGCGTCACGCGCATGGTCGAGTGCTGGGGCGACGACGTGCCCGAAGGCAAGCTCACCGACTTCCGGCGGGCCGTGAAAGCCGAAGAGGGTGAAGTCGTGGTGTTCAGCTGGTTTGAGTATCCGTCCAAAGAGGCGCGCGACGCCGCAAACGAGCGCATGCACAACGACCCACGCATGAAGGCGATGGGCTCTCAGATGCCTTTCGACGGCAAGCGGATGATCTTTGGCGGCTTCGTTCCCATCCTTGACGTTTGA
- a CDS encoding MarR family winged helix-turn-helix transcriptional regulator, with product MSRIVPFETTLEVRDACLCLHVQRAARALARRFDEALRPVGLTHGQFSLLMSLNQPQPPALGAVARLLAMDRTTLTAALKLLERDGLVSSRADPSDRRSRWVTLTGKGLEVLAAAVPIWRETHAAVEAGLSEPGPDVLRAGLLALT from the coding sequence ATGTCAAGAATAGTGCCCTTCGAGACCACGTTGGAGGTGCGCGATGCGTGTCTGTGCCTGCACGTCCAGCGCGCCGCGCGGGCGCTCGCGAGGCGGTTCGACGAGGCGCTGCGGCCCGTGGGGCTGACCCATGGTCAGTTCTCGCTGTTGATGTCTCTCAACCAGCCACAGCCTCCAGCCCTCGGGGCGGTCGCGCGGCTGCTGGCGATGGATCGCACGACGTTGACCGCCGCGTTGAAGCTGCTCGAGCGCGACGGCCTGGTCTCAAGCCGGGCGGATCCCAGCGACCGCCGGAGCCGTTGGGTGACGCTGACAGGGAAGGGCTTGGAAGTGCTGGCCGCCGCCGTGCCGATCTGGCGGGAGACCCACGCCGCCGTCGAAGCCGGGCTGTCGGAGCCCGGTCCCGATGTGCTCAGGGCCGGGCTGCTCGCCCTGACCTGA
- a CDS encoding DUF4215 domain-containing protein, translated as MSDAQRSSSLSRFAALSFLLVLVACGGGNPDDPKPDGGGPGGGNPDASTDGGRDGGGPVDPTDCGNGILQAGETCDDGNTKDEDGCSSACSAESGWICRTPGQPCVLNVCGDGVRGPKETCDDFNTRSGDGCSATCVVEAGWNCPSGGGNCQAAKCGDNIVAGDEDCEDGNAAAGDGCSATCRLEDGFKCPTPGQACARTTCGDKKVEGTEQCDDGNNDMGDGCSPLCKREPVCSNGNCTAICGDNLILPGSSEECDDGNVRDNDGCSSTCKLEPGFQCKQIESEPPSEVKIPVVYRDFIGNDQTHAQKHIDFENATGSGELGLVKDVLGANQKPDYAKEGQSSSSTHGKAAFDQWYTDSAKSKTIVETLPLVQEKDGQGKPTGNYVYSNSNFFPLDNKGWVATGDEPRRTGNHNFSFTSENRYWFEYKGTEKLTFTGDDDVWVFVNKRLALDLGGVHSEQSGTVDLTPASAATKYNLRKGGVYEAVVFQAERHTTQSNYKLTLGNFTTRRTECTSSCGDGVVQPPEECDVGTNPGGYGQCAPGCIYGPRCGDGIVQEAFGESCDDGNDDNDDLCSNTCKPRIG; from the coding sequence ATGTCCGACGCACAGCGTTCATCGAGCCTCTCGCGATTCGCAGCTCTTTCCTTTCTTCTTGTCCTTGTTGCCTGCGGTGGCGGCAACCCGGACGATCCCAAGCCGGATGGAGGAGGCCCTGGGGGCGGCAATCCCGACGCTTCGACGGATGGGGGCCGCGACGGAGGAGGTCCGGTCGACCCCACCGACTGTGGGAACGGAATTCTCCAGGCAGGAGAGACGTGTGACGACGGCAACACCAAGGATGAGGACGGGTGCTCGTCGGCCTGCTCGGCCGAGTCGGGGTGGATCTGCCGGACGCCGGGCCAGCCCTGTGTGCTGAACGTGTGCGGAGACGGAGTCCGAGGCCCGAAGGAGACGTGCGACGACTTCAACACCCGTTCAGGGGATGGATGCAGCGCCACGTGCGTGGTGGAGGCGGGATGGAACTGCCCCAGCGGCGGCGGCAACTGCCAGGCGGCCAAGTGCGGCGACAACATCGTGGCCGGAGATGAGGATTGCGAGGACGGGAACGCGGCGGCGGGAGATGGGTGCAGCGCGACGTGCCGACTGGAGGACGGGTTCAAGTGCCCGACGCCAGGCCAGGCCTGCGCGCGCACCACGTGCGGAGACAAGAAGGTGGAGGGGACGGAGCAGTGCGACGATGGGAACAACGACATGGGGGATGGGTGCTCGCCGTTGTGCAAGCGGGAGCCCGTGTGCAGCAATGGCAATTGCACGGCCATCTGCGGTGACAACCTCATCCTGCCAGGCAGCTCGGAGGAATGTGATGACGGCAACGTGCGGGACAACGATGGGTGCTCGTCCACCTGCAAGCTGGAGCCCGGCTTCCAGTGCAAGCAGATCGAGAGCGAGCCCCCGTCCGAGGTGAAGATCCCGGTGGTCTACCGGGACTTCATCGGCAACGACCAGACTCATGCCCAGAAGCACATCGATTTCGAGAACGCGACGGGAAGTGGTGAGCTGGGACTCGTCAAAGATGTGCTGGGAGCGAATCAGAAGCCGGACTATGCGAAGGAGGGCCAGTCGAGCTCCAGCACGCACGGCAAGGCCGCCTTCGACCAGTGGTACACCGATTCGGCGAAGAGCAAGACCATCGTCGAGACGCTCCCCTTGGTGCAGGAGAAGGATGGCCAGGGCAAGCCGACGGGCAACTACGTGTACTCCAACAGCAACTTCTTCCCGCTGGACAACAAGGGCTGGGTGGCGACGGGGGACGAGCCCCGGCGCACCGGTAACCACAACTTCAGCTTCACCAGCGAGAACCGGTACTGGTTCGAGTACAAAGGGACGGAGAAGCTCACGTTCACTGGCGACGATGACGTGTGGGTGTTCGTCAACAAGCGTCTCGCATTGGATCTCGGGGGCGTTCACTCGGAGCAGAGTGGAACGGTGGATCTCACGCCGGCCTCTGCCGCCACGAAGTACAACCTGAGGAAGGGTGGCGTCTACGAGGCGGTGGTGTTCCAGGCGGAGCGTCACACCACGCAGTCCAACTACAAGCTCACCCTGGGCAACTTCACCACCCGGCGGACGGAGTGCACGAGCAGCTGCGGTGATGGGGTGGTCCAGCCCCCCGAGGAGTGCGATGTGGGGACGAACCCGGGAGGCTACGGGCAGTGCGCCCCTGGGTGCATCTATGGACCGCGGTGTGGCGACGGCATCGTGCAGGAGGCGTTTGGCGAGAGCTGTGACGACGGCAACGATGACAACGACGACCTGTGCAGCAACACCTGCAAGCCGCGCATCGGCTGA
- a CDS encoding RluA family pseudouridine synthase, whose translation MKRRTFHAEGVLVGRPVVEAVATQLDVEAAQALQLVEAGAVYVGGRRCREAGLRLRAGQVVAVVLEEGGRSSLEALAAPPSLDILFEDEALIAVDKPVGITAQPTEGRTGGSLVDLVSERLGRPAGLVHRLDRETSGVTVFGKTSQATTALAAEFREGRAHKRYVAVTGPGLPASGTVDLPLSRDPSRPGRWRASRTANGIIALTDFRTLYAGADFCLVELLPQTGRTHQLRAHLTALGAPILGDSRYGGAATAGGFPAGRCLLHAQGLELAHPLTGDPLRMEAPLPADLRCFFTAAGIPPLEGPLPVLRPRTESPRPPPSPGQ comes from the coding sequence GTGAAGCGCAGGACTTTCCATGCCGAGGGCGTGCTGGTGGGCCGTCCCGTGGTGGAGGCCGTGGCCACCCAGCTCGACGTTGAGGCTGCTCAAGCGCTCCAACTGGTGGAGGCCGGAGCGGTCTACGTCGGGGGCCGCCGTTGCCGGGAGGCAGGTCTCCGGCTGCGCGCCGGTCAGGTGGTGGCGGTGGTCCTGGAAGAGGGAGGACGGAGTTCGCTGGAGGCCCTCGCGGCGCCCCCTTCCTTGGACATCTTGTTCGAGGACGAGGCACTGATCGCGGTGGACAAGCCCGTGGGCATCACCGCGCAGCCCACGGAAGGCAGGACTGGGGGCAGTCTGGTGGACCTCGTGAGCGAGCGGCTCGGCCGGCCCGCGGGATTGGTGCACCGGTTGGACCGGGAGACCTCGGGCGTCACCGTCTTCGGGAAGACGTCCCAGGCCACGACGGCGCTGGCGGCGGAGTTCCGAGAGGGCAGGGCGCACAAGCGTTATGTGGCGGTCACGGGGCCAGGATTGCCTGCGTCGGGCACCGTGGATCTGCCGCTGTCCAGGGACCCTTCGCGTCCAGGACGCTGGCGCGCGAGCCGGACCGCCAATGGCATCATCGCGCTCACCGATTTCCGCACGCTGTACGCGGGAGCGGACTTCTGCCTCGTCGAACTGCTGCCTCAGACGGGCCGCACGCACCAGCTCCGGGCGCACCTCACGGCCCTGGGGGCGCCGATTCTCGGTGACTCGCGTTATGGCGGCGCCGCCACCGCGGGCGGATTTCCCGCAGGCCGCTGTCTCCTGCATGCGCAGGGGTTGGAGCTGGCGCATCCGCTCACCGGAGATCCCTTGCGGATGGAAGCGCCCCTTCCCGCGGATCTGCGGTGCTTTTTCACGGCGGCGGGCATCCCGCCCCTGGAGGGGCCCCTGCCCGTGCTCAGGCCGCGCACAGAAAGTCCACGCCCTCCTCCCAGCCCCGGGCAGTGA
- a CDS encoding glycosyltransferase, producing MPAPVVTVLLPARNAETTVTRAVESLLQGTFQAIRVLVVEDGSTDGTHGVLQRLVTQDRRVALLDGGGRGLVAALQLALSHADSPYVARMDADDEALPRRLEASVDALEADPSLAGVGTGIELFREDQPVSPSLQSYAAWLNSLTTPEALHRARFIESPLCHPSVCLRRDALLAMGGWEDGDFPEDYALWLKLLHAGYGLRSLPEVLLRWRDSAQRLTRTDARYEKRRFLWLKAHYLARGPLADGRPCTLWGAGPSGLTLSRFLQDEGIPVERYIEVHPRKVGTRIQGIPVVSAEALGPPGRGLLLVCVGVRWAREELRAELTARGWEEGVDFLCAA from the coding sequence ATGCCCGCCCCGGTCGTCACCGTCCTCCTTCCCGCCCGCAACGCCGAGACCACGGTGACACGGGCGGTGGAAAGCCTGCTGCAAGGAACCTTCCAGGCGATTCGGGTGCTCGTGGTGGAGGATGGCTCCACGGATGGGACGCACGGGGTTCTCCAGCGCCTGGTGACCCAGGACCGCAGGGTGGCCCTCCTGGACGGGGGCGGCCGAGGGCTGGTGGCCGCGCTCCAGCTCGCGCTTTCCCACGCGGATTCCCCCTATGTGGCCCGCATGGACGCCGATGATGAGGCGCTGCCACGGCGCCTGGAGGCCAGCGTGGACGCCCTGGAGGCCGACCCAAGCCTTGCGGGCGTGGGCACGGGCATCGAGCTGTTCCGGGAGGACCAGCCGGTCAGCCCCTCGCTCCAGTCCTACGCGGCCTGGCTCAACAGCCTCACCACCCCCGAGGCCCTCCACCGGGCCCGCTTCATCGAGAGCCCCCTGTGCCACCCATCCGTGTGCCTGAGACGGGACGCCCTCCTGGCAATGGGGGGCTGGGAGGACGGGGATTTCCCAGAAGACTATGCCTTGTGGCTCAAGCTGCTCCACGCGGGGTATGGGTTGAGGAGCCTGCCGGAAGTCCTCCTGCGCTGGCGTGACAGCGCCCAGCGGCTCACCCGGACGGACGCGCGATACGAGAAGCGGCGGTTTCTCTGGCTCAAGGCGCACTATCTGGCCCGAGGCCCGCTCGCGGATGGCCGACCCTGCACCCTGTGGGGAGCAGGCCCCAGCGGGCTGACCCTCAGCCGGTTTCTCCAGGACGAGGGCATCCCCGTGGAGCGGTACATCGAGGTCCACCCGCGCAAGGTGGGCACCCGCATCCAAGGCATCCCGGTGGTGTCCGCGGAGGCCCTGGGCCCTCCAGGACGAGGGCTCCTGCTCGTCTGTGTCGGGGTGCGCTGGGCGCGCGAGGAGCTGCGCGCGGAGCTCACTGCCCGGGGCTGGGAGGAGGGCGTGGACTTTCTGTGCGCGGCCTGA